CATTGAAGCAGAAAAACCACATTTTGTGGTCCCTGAAGTTGAAGCTATCGCAACCGCTAAATTGGTTGAATTGGAACAGCAAGGTCTTAACGTGGTGCCTACAGCGAATGCAACCCGTTTGACCATGAACCGTGAAGGCATTCGTCGCCTAGCAGCAGAAGAACTGTCTCTACCAACATCACCTTACCGTTTCGCTGATAGCTACGAAGACTTTGCAGCCGCTGTTGCAGAAGTCGGCATCCCTTGTGTGTGTAAACCTGTCATGAGTTCATCGGGTAAAGGCCAAAGCGTTATCAAAACCGAAGCAGATGTTGATAAAGCTTGGCAATACGCGCAAGAAGGTGGCCGTACCGGTGCAGGCCGAGTGATCGTTGAAGGCTTTATTGATTTTGATTACGAAATTACCCTACTAACAGTTCGTGCAGTTGATGGCGTGCATTTCTGCGCTCCTATCGGCCACCGCCAAGAAGATGGTGATTATCGTGAATCTTGGCAGCCGCAAGTGATGTCTGAAAACGCCTTAAAAGCCGCAGAATATGTTGCAGAGCAAGTAGTTAATGCCCTAGGTGGTTACGGAATCTTTGGTGTAGAGCTGTTTGTTAAAGGCGACAAAGTTATTTTCAACGAAGTATCTCCTCGCCCGCACGACACTGGCTTAGTTACTCTTGTTTCTCAAGACATGTCGGAATTTGCGCTGCATGTTCGTGCCTTTACAGGCATGCCAATAGGCAAGATCACGCAATACGGCGCTTGTGCATCCGCAGCAATTCTCGGTCAAGGCACTTCACAGAATCTTGCGTTTTGTGGTTTAGAAGACGCTCTATCGCTCCCACAAACGCAAATTCGTTTGTTTGCTAAACCAGAAATCAACGGCCGCCGTCGCCTAGGCGTAGCGCTTGCTCGCGGTAAAGATACCCAACAAGCGGTTGATAAAGCCATTGATTGCGCAAAAGCGGTAAAAATCGAATACTAAAACTCGATACATATGTTTTCATAAAAGTAAAAAGCACGTGAATCACGTGCTTTTTTTTTACGAACTAACTCTCGATCAACCAAACTGTTTCAGCAAATCTTGAAAGGCCTTTTTTGGCTCTTTGTGGTCCTTTTGCTGATTCCTCATTGCAATCAAGTAAAGTCACTTTTAAACCATCAAATAGTTCACAGATTTCCTGCTCAGCGACACTAAATGGTGGCCCAGCCAACTCCTCTTGTGGGTAATCTAAAGATACAAGCAACATCCGGCCGCCAGGCTTGAGTAATAGCTTAATACGTTCGGCATAAGCAACACGCATCTCTGGCGGTAAAGCAACTAATGCGGCGCGATCATAAATTAAATCCACTTTGTCGACTGGAGCAGTAAAAAAGTCTCCGGTATACAGTGAAAGCTCATCAAACTGATAGAGCTCATGATGATTCCCTAATTGAGTCACTAACGGTGTATAAAAGTGTTCCGCGAAAAAAGCGCGCACCGCTATTTGGCTAAGCTCTACTCCAACGACCTCATTATGGCGCTCTGCGAGCCATACTAAGTCCTCACTTTTACCGCACAAAGGTACCAGTACACTCTCTTCACGTTGAGGTTCTAGAACCGACCAGAACTGAGTTAATAGCGGATTAACATCATGGAGGTGGAAGCCAATTTTATTGCTGGCCCATTTGTTGTGCCAAAATTCAGGGTCATTCATTGTGTTTCTCTCGCACGTCTTTGGAGGGCTCAGACTACCTGATTCCATTTTGTAAAGGTAGCCATT
This genomic window from Vibrio tritonius contains:
- a CDS encoding thiopurine S-methyltransferase, producing the protein MNDPEFWHNKWASNKIGFHLHDVNPLLTQFWSVLEPQREESVLVPLCGKSEDLVWLAERHNEVVGVELSQIAVRAFFAEHFYTPLVTQLGNHHELYQFDELSLYTGDFFTAPVDKVDLIYDRAALVALPPEMRVAYAERIKLLLKPGGRMLLVSLDYPQEELAGPPFSVAEQEICELFDGLKVTLLDCNEESAKGPQRAKKGLSRFAETVWLIES
- the purT gene encoding formate-dependent phosphoribosylglycinamide formyltransferase, which codes for MLGTATRANATRVLLLGSGELGKEVAIECQRLGLEVIACDRYADAPAMQVAHRSYVFNMLDGEELQKVIEAEKPHFVVPEVEAIATAKLVELEQQGLNVVPTANATRLTMNREGIRRLAAEELSLPTSPYRFADSYEDFAAAVAEVGIPCVCKPVMSSSGKGQSVIKTEADVDKAWQYAQEGGRTGAGRVIVEGFIDFDYEITLLTVRAVDGVHFCAPIGHRQEDGDYRESWQPQVMSENALKAAEYVAEQVVNALGGYGIFGVELFVKGDKVIFNEVSPRPHDTGLVTLVSQDMSEFALHVRAFTGMPIGKITQYGACASAAILGQGTSQNLAFCGLEDALSLPQTQIRLFAKPEINGRRRLGVALARGKDTQQAVDKAIDCAKAVKIEY